The following coding sequences lie in one Pontibacter sp. G13 genomic window:
- a CDS encoding LURP-one-related family protein produces the protein MIYRIKEKFWSWGDSFNILDQDRNPTFQVKGKVFSWGDDLSLQDMEGYELARIQQRMFSFFPKYSIEIEGEPFAEVIKEFSWFNQSFTLDVPGPNDYEIKGSFWEHDFTFRRGDRVVATISKRMFSWTDSYAVDIVEGEDDLAILSACIVIDQVLHDESRGQ, from the coding sequence ATGATCTATCGCATCAAAGAAAAATTCTGGAGTTGGGGAGATTCTTTCAACATTCTCGATCAAGATAGGAACCCCACTTTTCAGGTCAAAGGCAAGGTGTTTTCATGGGGGGATGACCTTTCCTTGCAAGATATGGAGGGCTATGAATTGGCGCGGATTCAGCAGCGCATGTTTTCTTTTTTTCCGAAATACTCCATCGAAATTGAAGGAGAGCCATTTGCCGAGGTGATCAAGGAATTCAGCTGGTTCAATCAATCCTTTACCTTGGACGTTCCCGGCCCCAATGACTATGAGATCAAGGGGTCCTTCTGGGAGCATGATTTTACCTTCCGCAGAGGGGATCGAGTGGTGGCGACGATATCCAAACGCATGTTTTCATGGACCGATAGCTACGCGGTGGACATTGTGGAAGGAGAGGATGATCTCGCGATTTTGAGCGCATGCATCGTCATCGACCAAGTACTTCATGATGAGTCCCGAGGACAATAA
- a CDS encoding helix-turn-helix transcriptional regulator has product MSITSSILAILLCLGMFQGISFGVMLIRHKGGNGLANRLLAILLWVLSYQMLVRILRLFGIGYYDEWYYVSLDVTWVYGALVYFYVLAMSTPAFQFRGKDRWHLLPLVIQMGFSLFVRLQNLYWDGTRESLSWAGYWGYVVWMNLPTHAIISSALILVYVWQARKHLKRMEEEVAWEPAQIQWIRQILWAFSIGFSIVLAILLIDLVQFTLISERDYFYFIRFYFYPYLIGLSVLTYWLGIAGFQRRNLSGVAEKPKETVEQDPKLQALAERLEAGMREEHWYRDPELTLNGLAGLLGVKPYLLSKSIREVLGTKFSDYVNLLRIAEVQRLLGHPAHQNHTLLSIAFEAGFNSKSSFQRAVKKHLGHSPKELKPESKGSISESLPQTPKN; this is encoded by the coding sequence ATGTCGATTACCTCCTCCATTCTGGCGATTCTGCTATGCCTTGGTATGTTTCAGGGCATCAGCTTTGGTGTTATGCTCATCAGGCACAAAGGTGGAAATGGCTTGGCAAATCGCTTGTTGGCCATCCTATTGTGGGTGCTCTCCTACCAGATGCTCGTGCGGATCTTGCGACTTTTCGGGATTGGCTATTATGACGAATGGTATTATGTGTCTTTGGATGTGACATGGGTCTATGGGGCTTTGGTGTATTTCTATGTGCTGGCCATGTCCACCCCAGCCTTCCAATTTCGAGGCAAAGATCGTTGGCATCTGTTGCCTTTGGTTATCCAGATGGGATTCAGCCTGTTTGTGAGGCTCCAAAATCTGTACTGGGACGGCACTCGTGAGAGCCTATCATGGGCGGGATATTGGGGGTATGTGGTCTGGATGAATTTACCCACCCATGCCATCATCAGCAGTGCGTTAATCCTTGTCTATGTCTGGCAAGCGAGAAAGCACCTCAAGCGAATGGAGGAAGAAGTAGCTTGGGAGCCCGCTCAAATCCAATGGATCAGACAGATTCTCTGGGCCTTTTCGATTGGATTTTCGATCGTCTTGGCCATTCTTCTGATTGATTTGGTGCAATTCACCCTCATTTCCGAAAGGGATTACTTTTATTTCATTCGGTTCTATTTTTACCCCTATCTGATCGGATTGTCCGTGCTTACCTATTGGTTGGGGATTGCTGGGTTCCAGCGAAGGAATTTATCGGGAGTAGCAGAAAAACCGAAAGAGACCGTAGAGCAAGATCCCAAATTGCAGGCTTTGGCTGAACGCTTGGAGGCTGGCATGCGTGAGGAGCATTGGTACAGAGATCCGGAACTGACCTTGAACGGATTGGCCGGATTGCTAGGTGTCAAACCCTACCTATTGTCCAAAAGCATTCGCGAAGTTTTGGGAACCAAATTCAGCGATTATGTCAATCTCCTTCGAATCGCAGAAGTCCAACGCCTGCTCGGTCATCCTGCTCATCAAAACCATACATTGCTGAGTATTGCCTTTGAAGCGGGATTCAATTCCAAATCCAGTTTTCAGCGTGCCGTGAAGAAGCATCTGGGCCATTCTCCCAAAGAATTGAAGCCCGAATCGAAGGGGTCAATTTCCGAATCGCTCCCACAAACTCCGAAAAATTAG